One Eubacterium sp. AB3007 genomic window, TCCAGGTAGCCCGTGACGATGATTGCCTTGCTCATGTTGCACCTCTTGTTAATTTGATGATTCTATTATATAATAAAAGGAAAAATAAAGAAACAGGAGGTTCGTGAATGAATCATGTAATTGTTACCATGCCATCCGCAGAGATCAGGAAGATATCCAGACGACTTCTCTCCGGCAACTGGGGAAAGGTGTTTCTGGGGATGTTTCTGGCTATTGTTATGATGGATATGATTCCGCAGTTCTTTGAGGCATGCATTCCTTTCGGGAAGATCACGCAATATAACGAGGCGCTTGGGATCAACCAGAACTACTCGGTGATCGCTTACTTCTACCGGATATTCTTCAATGGTGTGTTTACAGCCGGGATCTGCTCTTTCTTCCTTTCTTTTGTGAGGATGAGAGACATTAACCCTGGGTACGTGTTCAACGGGTTTGAGTATTATCTGAAAACGCTGGGGCTCATGCTCGTGACAGGGATCTTCATCGTCCTTTGGTCTCTGCTTCTGATCGTGCCTGGGATCATTGCGGCTCTGCGCTACAGCCAGGCGTTCTACATCCTGGCTGACGACCCCGGCAAGGGGATCATGCAGTGCATCAACGAGAGTAAGGCGAGGATGCAGGGCAACAAGGCCAAGTTTTTCTGCCTGACCCTGTCTTTCATCGGATGGATCATTCTGGCAGCGATCCCCTCCGGTGTCCTGGGCGGGATCCTGGGCGCGACAGGTATGATCAACGGAGCCAATGTTGCCGCAGCCACCATGGCCATCACTAGTTCTGTTCCGGGTTTCATCGCCACGTTCATCGGTACTATCCCGATGGCCTTCGCGATGCTGTATCTGAGCACTGCGGAGACGGTGTTCTACGAGATCATCACAGAGCACATGGTGTTCAGACGGCCTGAGGAGCAGGCCCAGGAGAGTGCGTTACTTACAGATATGGAGGAAAGAAAAGACACCTTATGAAGGTATTGATCCTGAGTGGAAGCCCCAGAAGCGGAGGCAATACAGAAATCGCAATAAAGGAAATGGAAAAGGTCTTTCTGGAGGAAGGAGTGAAGGCTGAGATCTGCCGTGTTGGAAGCAAGGCAATCCGGGGTTGTATTGCCTGCGGACGCTGCGGCGAGCTCGGGAAGTGTGTGTTCGATGACGATCCCGTCAACGAGATTGCGGAGAAGTTCCGCGAGGCGGATGCTCTGGTCCTGGCTTCTCCCGTCTACTATGGCTCCGCCAATGCAACCCTGGTGGCGGTGGCAGACAGGCTGTTCTACAGCACATCCTTCTCCAAAACCATGAAGGTCGGTGCCAGCGTGGTGGTGGCAAGGCGCGGTGGATGCTCTGCTGCATTCGACGAGCTGAACAAGTACTTTCTGATCAGCGGTATGCCGGTGGCATCCAGCCAGTACTGGAACAGCGTTCATGGTAC contains:
- a CDS encoding DUF975 family protein; protein product: MNHVIVTMPSAEIRKISRRLLSGNWGKVFLGMFLAIVMMDMIPQFFEACIPFGKITQYNEALGINQNYSVIAYFYRIFFNGVFTAGICSFFLSFVRMRDINPGYVFNGFEYYLKTLGLMLVTGIFIVLWSLLLIVPGIIAALRYSQAFYILADDPGKGIMQCINESKARMQGNKAKFFCLTLSFIGWIILAAIPSGVLGGILGATGMINGANVAAATMAITSSVPGFIATFIGTIPMAFAMLYLSTAETVFYEIITEHMVFRRPEEQAQESALLTDMEERKDTL
- a CDS encoding flavodoxin family protein translates to MKVLILSGSPRSGGNTEIAIKEMEKVFLEEGVKAEICRVGSKAIRGCIACGRCGELGKCVFDDDPVNEIAEKFREADALVLASPVYYGSANATLVAVADRLFYSTSFSKTMKVGASVVVARRGGCSAAFDELNKYFLISGMPVASSQYWNSVHGTTAGEAALDAEGLQTMRTLARNMTFLMRSIQLGKEKYGLPSVEEPQVTHFIRSDLG